The proteins below come from a single Chitinophaga pinensis DSM 2588 genomic window:
- a CDS encoding Hpt domain-containing protein — MIGLFVSSLDEYVSELELLLQSKNLQELKKVLHKMKPSMMNLEIKGAGEILSKVSESGTWTTTTSDNIRQLRDTLKEIKPLMEQDLHELSKEVS, encoded by the coding sequence ATGATAGGATTATTTGTTTCTTCCCTGGATGAATATGTATCCGAACTGGAACTCCTGCTGCAAAGCAAAAATCTCCAGGAACTTAAAAAAGTACTGCATAAAATGAAACCCAGTATGATGAACCTGGAGATAAAAGGAGCCGGCGAAATACTGAGCAAGGTCAGCGAGTCCGGTACATGGACAACCACCACCAGTGATAATATCCGTCAGTTAAGAGACACCCTGAAGGAAATTAAACCTTTGATGGAACAAGACCTCCATGAATTAAGCAAAGAAGTATCCTGA
- a CDS encoding sigma-54-dependent transcriptional regulator: MLDFKIFIVEDDKWYGGLLHHYLSQNPDYEVTLIGSGKECLAQLHRKPDLVTIDFGLPDMNGEELYKKIKQAQPNLPVIIISAQEKITTAVDLLKMGAEDYLVKDDNTQQLLWKAIIRLRENTSLKNEISELKAELKTKYDYSRSIIGNSPALQTVFKMIDKAAGSLINVSVSGETGTGKELVARAVHYNSARSGHAFVPVNMAAIPRELVESELFGYEKGAFTGAQNKKIGRFEEANGGTLFLDEIGEMDLNIQSKLLRVLQEKELTRLGGTSKVKLDFRLVVATHKNLAEEVKKGNFREDLYYRIVGLPVTLPPLRERKEDILLLTQHFLTAYCKENKVAEIKVSPAARDKLVSYAYPGNIRELKSVVELAAVMSENNCIEPEDITFLSGNNHDVDTVLNTELTLREYTRLIIRNYLKRYDDNVLLVAEKLDIGKSTIYKMLQTGEIEGA; the protein is encoded by the coding sequence ATGCTCGATTTCAAGATTTTTATTGTTGAGGATGATAAGTGGTACGGAGGATTATTGCATCATTACCTTAGTCAGAACCCCGACTACGAAGTAACCCTGATTGGATCAGGCAAGGAATGCCTGGCGCAATTGCACCGGAAACCGGATCTCGTGACCATTGATTTCGGATTACCCGATATGAATGGAGAGGAATTGTACAAAAAGATCAAACAGGCGCAACCTAATCTGCCTGTGATCATTATCAGCGCACAAGAAAAGATTACTACTGCGGTAGACCTGCTCAAAATGGGTGCTGAAGACTATCTCGTCAAAGATGATAATACCCAGCAACTGCTGTGGAAAGCTATCATCCGCCTGCGCGAAAATACTTCCCTGAAAAACGAGATATCCGAACTGAAAGCGGAACTGAAAACGAAATATGATTATTCCCGTTCCATTATCGGAAACAGTCCCGCCCTGCAGACCGTCTTCAAAATGATCGATAAAGCAGCTGGCTCCCTGATCAATGTATCCGTTTCCGGAGAAACCGGTACGGGTAAAGAACTGGTCGCCCGCGCGGTACATTATAATTCCGCCAGAAGCGGTCATGCTTTCGTTCCGGTGAATATGGCGGCCATCCCAAGGGAACTCGTCGAAAGCGAACTGTTTGGCTACGAAAAAGGCGCTTTCACCGGCGCACAGAATAAAAAGATCGGGCGCTTCGAAGAAGCCAACGGCGGTACCCTCTTCCTCGATGAAATCGGGGAAATGGACCTCAATATCCAGAGCAAGCTCTTACGCGTACTCCAGGAAAAAGAACTCACCCGCCTTGGAGGTACCTCCAAAGTAAAACTGGACTTCCGCCTGGTAGTCGCTACGCATAAAAACCTCGCAGAAGAAGTGAAAAAAGGAAACTTCCGCGAAGACCTGTACTATCGTATCGTCGGTCTCCCGGTCACCCTTCCTCCCCTTCGCGAACGCAAAGAAGATATCCTGCTGCTCACACAGCATTTCCTGACCGCTTACTGCAAAGAAAATAAGGTCGCAGAGATCAAAGTCTCTCCTGCCGCCAGGGATAAGCTGGTAAGCTATGCCTATCCTGGTAATATCCGCGAACTGAAATCAGTCGTGGAACTCGCTGCAGTAATGTCTGAAAACAACTGCATTGAACCGGAAGACATTACCTTCCTCTCAGGTAATAATCACGATGTGGATACCGTATTGAATACCGAACTGACATTACGCGAATACACAAGACTGATCATCCGTAACTATCTTAAAAGATATGACGATAACGTACTGCTGGTAGCCGAAAAACTGGATATCGGTAAGTCCACCATTTATAAAATGTTACAGACAGGCGAAATAGAGGGCGCCTGA
- a CDS encoding nuclear transport factor 2 family protein, with protein MKIYSMLLVCCMLSGIAFAQSKEEKVVAAQVELLRKAMVDADKATLEKVSDEKLSYGHSSGKIEDKTTFVSNIVNGKSDFVTIDLSEQKIVITGNTAIVRHTFSADTNDGGVAGHVKLYILLVWGKDGGQWKLLARQAVKVPA; from the coding sequence ATGAAAATTTATTCTATGCTACTGGTGTGTTGTATGCTGTCAGGCATCGCATTCGCACAATCCAAAGAAGAAAAAGTGGTCGCAGCACAGGTAGAACTGCTAAGGAAAGCCATGGTAGATGCAGATAAGGCGACACTTGAAAAAGTATCTGATGAAAAATTGTCTTACGGACATTCCAGTGGTAAGATAGAAGACAAAACTACTTTCGTCAGCAATATTGTCAATGGTAAATCTGATTTCGTAACGATCGATCTGAGTGAACAGAAAATTGTGATCACCGGCAATACCGCTATCGTGCGTCATACATTTAGTGCCGACACGAATGACGGGGGCGTAGCAGGGCATGTGAAGCTGTATATTTTACTGGTGTGGGGCAAAGATGGTGGGCAATGGAAACTACTTGCCAGACAAGCAGTTAAAGTTCCTGCCTGA
- a CDS encoding class I SAM-dependent methyltransferase: MKTDTASRTAQYMALFRALETNRPSGKRLFTDPYAFSFLTARFKIITQLSVVPFIRNLVYRIIRKRIPGALSSGVARTRYIDELLQQAVRDGAKQVVILGAGYDTRALRLGFLRALPVIEIDHPATARAKRERILKSLGHMPDHVRYLEIDFNEQKLEQLAAAEQIDLSRPTVFIWEGVSNYLSHEAVASTFAFMGSFAAGSYIIFTYVDEKVLRYPAAFFGGEKLLHDLRQIEENWTFGLEPILVRRYLDDFGMELLEDYSAVEYRNRYLPERTEKGYEFYRVAFALKR, encoded by the coding sequence ATGAAGACAGACACTGCCAGTCGTACGGCCCAGTATATGGCGTTGTTCCGGGCGTTGGAGACTAACCGCCCGTCCGGAAAAAGACTGTTTACCGATCCTTATGCTTTTTCTTTTTTAACAGCCCGCTTTAAGATCATCACCCAGTTATCTGTCGTACCATTTATCCGTAATCTGGTTTATCGGATTATCCGTAAAAGAATTCCCGGTGCATTATCATCTGGTGTGGCGCGCACGCGCTATATTGACGAATTACTGCAACAGGCAGTCCGCGATGGCGCGAAACAGGTTGTCATTCTGGGCGCCGGTTATGATACCCGTGCTTTACGTCTGGGCTTTCTGCGTGCGCTACCTGTTATAGAAATCGATCATCCTGCCACTGCGAGAGCCAAAAGGGAACGAATCCTGAAGAGCCTGGGACATATGCCGGATCATGTGCGTTATCTGGAGATCGATTTTAATGAACAAAAGCTGGAGCAACTGGCCGCTGCGGAACAGATAGATCTTTCCCGGCCCACGGTATTTATATGGGAAGGCGTCAGTAATTATTTGTCGCATGAGGCCGTGGCATCCACTTTTGCTTTTATGGGATCATTCGCTGCCGGCAGTTATATTATTTTCACTTATGTTGATGAAAAAGTGTTAAGATATCCGGCTGCATTTTTCGGAGGAGAAAAATTATTACATGATCTCCGGCAGATAGAGGAGAACTGGACTTTTGGGCTGGAACCCATCCTGGTAAGGCGTTACCTGGATGATTTTGGTATGGAACTGCTGGAAGATTACAGTGCTGTAGAATACCGGAATCGCTATCTTCCGGAGCGCACAGAAAAAGGATATGAGTTTTACAGGGTGGCTTTTGCCCTAAAAAGATAG
- a CDS encoding PA2169 family four-helix-bundle protein, with amino-acid sequence MQATIETIEVLNDLIQINNDRIEGYEKALKELKEEDSDLKALFSSMISESHEIRLALGTEVNSLGGDMESGTTTSGKIYRAWMDVKAVFTGHDRHTVLSNCEAGEDAAQRAYRSALEDEELPAYVREMIVEQQRTLRSSHDQIKALRDANK; translated from the coding sequence ATGCAAGCTACAATTGAAACTATCGAAGTACTGAATGATCTGATCCAGATTAACAATGACCGTATCGAAGGTTATGAAAAAGCACTGAAAGAGCTGAAGGAAGAAGACTCCGATCTGAAAGCGTTGTTTTCTTCTATGATCAGCGAAAGTCATGAGATCCGTCTTGCATTAGGTACAGAGGTGAACTCATTGGGCGGCGATATGGAGAGTGGTACTACTACAAGTGGTAAGATCTATCGCGCATGGATGGATGTGAAAGCGGTATTCACCGGTCATGACCGTCACACTGTATTATCTAATTGTGAAGCAGGGGAAGATGCGGCACAGCGTGCTTACAGAAGTGCACTGGAAGATGAAGAATTGCCGGCTTACGTGCGTGAAATGATCGTAGAACAGCAGCGTACACTGAGAAGTTCTCACGACCAGATCAAGGCTTTACGCGACGCTAATAAATAG